A genomic stretch from Candidatus Thiothrix anitrata includes:
- a CDS encoding DNA methyltransferase, whose translation MSASVALKAKNTPSPGTVGRGKAVTLDSLPTHTHWTDGQVSLHLGDSLNHYAQWNTPTVIVSDGAYGILGFEGDTSDHLGIAAWYEPHIQAWSQRATAQTTLWFWNSEIGWASVHPALERHGWRYVNANVWNKGKAHIAGNVNTAKIRRFPVVTEMCVQYVFEARLDNLSLQQWLYREWKRTGLTLRQANTACEVKDVATRKYLDQGHLWYPPPPETFAKMAIYANQHGNPAGRPYFSRDSIRPMTADEWASQRSKFHCPMGFTNVWERNPLKGAERIRVPEISGKAAHLNQKPLDLMSMIIEAASDAGDVVWEPFGGLFSASLAAKRAGRKAFAGEIDPTYFQLGLERFMPRQPALF comes from the coding sequence ATGTCCGCATCGGTAGCACTCAAGGCAAAGAACACCCCATCCCCCGGCACGGTCGGGCGCGGCAAAGCTGTCACCCTCGACAGCCTTCCCACCCACACACATTGGACAGACGGGCAAGTCAGCCTCCACCTAGGCGACAGCCTCAACCACTACGCCCAATGGAACACCCCAACCGTCATCGTTTCCGACGGCGCGTATGGCATCCTCGGCTTTGAAGGCGACACCTCCGACCATCTTGGCATCGCCGCATGGTACGAACCGCACATTCAGGCATGGAGCCAACGCGCCACCGCACAAACCACCCTTTGGTTCTGGAACTCCGAAATCGGCTGGGCAAGCGTCCACCCCGCGCTGGAACGCCACGGCTGGCGTTACGTCAACGCCAATGTCTGGAACAAAGGCAAAGCCCACATCGCAGGCAACGTCAACACCGCCAAAATCCGCCGCTTCCCCGTCGTCACCGAAATGTGCGTTCAATACGTGTTTGAAGCACGGCTCGACAACCTCAGCTTGCAGCAATGGCTCTACCGCGAATGGAAACGCACCGGATTGACCCTGCGCCAAGCCAACACCGCCTGCGAAGTCAAGGACGTAGCCACCCGCAAATACCTCGACCAAGGCCATCTCTGGTATCCGCCACCGCCGGAAACCTTCGCCAAAATGGCAATTTACGCCAACCAGCACGGCAACCCGGCAGGTCGCCCCTACTTCTCCCGCGACAGCATACGCCCGATGACCGCCGACGAATGGGCAAGCCAACGCAGCAAATTCCACTGCCCAATGGGTTTCACCAACGTCTGGGAACGCAATCCACTCAAAGGTGCAGAACGCATCCGCGTCCCCGAAATCAGTGGCAAAGCCGCCCACCTCAACCAAAAACCGCTGGACTTGATGAGCATGATCATTGAAGCCGCCAGCGACGCAGGCGACGTAGTATGGGAACCGTTCGGTGGGTTGTTTTCAGCATCATTGGCAGCGAAACGCGCCGGACGCAAAGCCTTTGCCGGGGAAATCGACCCGACGTATTTCCAGCTTGGTCTGGAACGCTTCATGCCGCGCCAGCCAGCCCTGTTTTAA